The Palaemon carinicauda isolate YSFRI2023 chromosome 20, ASM3689809v2, whole genome shotgun sequence DNA segment catatatatatatatatatatatatatatatatatatatatatatatatatatatatatatatatccaatacattgcagaaatcccttgattgtggtcgggaagttcgtatgattggccttgattttagtgctgcctttgaccgtgttaatcatgaggcccttgttttcaaactgaaacagttgggagtgggtgggtcgtttcttagcattattattgattttttaattagttgatctcaaagagttgttgttgatgggcaccatagtgagtataggaatgtgatatccggtgttccacaaggtagtgttcttggcccattacttttcatactatatacacatgacatgaggtttggcctagaaaataagcttgttgcatatgcagatgatgctactctctttgcatcaattccatcccctgaatttagatctggggttggtgaatcccttaatagagatttagctaaaattagtgcagggtgcaaattatggggtatgaagttgaatcctaacaaaactcaaagtatgattgtaagtaggtcaaggacggtggctcctcaacatccggatctcagtattgataatgtttctttaaatttgtatgacttttaaaattttaggtgtgattctcgacagcaaatttacttttgagaaacatataaggtctgtgtcttcttcaattgaacaaaaaattggcttattgagaaagtcttttaagatattcggtgatcaatttattctgaagaagtgttttaattcttttattctaccttgttttgggtattgttctcctgtctggtgttcagctgctgattctcatcttaatttgttgaacagaaacttacggtctattaaatttcttattcctgatctagatattaatctttggcaccgtcgttcaattagttcattatgcatgttgcataagatttttcataactctgaccatcctttacattcagatctccctggacaattctatcctgtttgtaatactaggcaggcagttaattctaatagccaggccttctccatcataagactcaatactacacagtactctagaagttttattccagctgttaccaagttgtggaatgatcttcataatcgggttgttgaatcagtagaacttcaaaagttcaaagttggagcaaatgcttttttgtgtaccaggcggacatgagtctttttatagtttatatatgacatatttgtttttgacgttgttaatagtttacatatgacatatctcttttgacattactttttttagaatgatttattgttaatttgttctcttcagttatttatttccttatttcctttcctcactgggctatttttccctattggagcccctgggcttatagcatcttgcttttccaattagggttgtagcttagatagaaataataataataatattatatatataaatatatatatatatgtatatatatatatatatacatacatatatatatatatatatatatatatatatatatatatacggatgtatatatatatatatatatatatatatatatatatatatatatatatatatatatatatatatatatatacatatatatatatatatatatatatatatatatatatatatatatatatatatatatatatatacacatatatacggatgagaataaacacaatatcgtgttcaaatagaaataaatttttacctgatacttaggatcgaaccctagctccttcaaatgaaattCCAGTTTGCTTTCAACCATCCTAACGGACGccccaaaagaagtcggaacctaactgctacctgcagttcaggatttacctggggaaacatcagtctcttaccagcaagttttcccagacttcccagCCCACTAggggacacaattgatagcttttagttggaattacccccaatgagtcaatattgatgaaaataaacacaatattgtgttcaaaaagaaataaatttctacctcatacttgggatcaaaccctagccgtTTCaactgaaaggccaggtcgcttccaaccatgccaccagaggcccaaaaagaagttggaacctaactgctaccctcagttcaggatttacctggcgaaacatcagtctcttaccagcgagttttccccgacttcctggccattacgagatatggggcacgggcaaatgacctcagctgcaatgcccctgctccctagtgctgcgggggtgaggtcggggttacCGATTGAGGTCCTAGTGCCTGCTTTAACTCCGTCATCAATGGAAGCGCTGTCTCAGCTACTGCTTGTGGTGTCATATGGGGaagcatcgaactccctcgtctcccccttcctctggtTTCCTTTTTCTCGGAtgttgggtgggggggggtgtacgtgtgccacagcccacccgttTCGTCGTTTTTTGCTGACCACTCTCGacatagatgaccgtaggcctgacaagtgtaacagcagggggatccttgggcggggcactccactcgttggtgcccctctcccccacactgccagcatcttctAACCTGCAGACTGCATTCTCCCCTACCCCACTTTGGGGGTTGCTTTCCTCTAATGGCTGTCAACTTCACGGaattgggccagttattcccagccattttttcttctggcaaactgtctaaaatgttttgtatcacgctcactatgtctgctaacaagATATTgttatcaaacaaataaccacataaatacggtttactaatctgcgaatatgtttacgggcaattgcttatTTATCACCTTTGAGGCTGGCATTCTGGGTAGCAAATGAATCGTAATCccaaaaaatgtgagttgcaaaattaAGAACGGATTCACCCTCCCGTATTTtgagtttataattttcttttaggtccctCTTTCtcacatcaggtaaggcatacttctgaatcaaatgtcgttttttttttcagtataacttCTCAAACTGTCTTGTAGACAACACATTACCTACATTGCAGATGATCTTTCAGAAATCTGATTACttcaatagctttttctctttccgaccacccatatgtggctactttaaagtctctcaaaaacacttcaatcgattgaaacccttcgttaggcggttgatcatcaaaaggcctaacacttgcctggagttatggcaactttcgaactacaattcgCGTATCTTCACTCGACTGTgcgtgtgtactttcacttgtgtgcgtttgaactttgtttatgtacgtcggctatgctgtggttgcgcactgctcctcttcttgttcaaccaagattctgttcattaactgttttaaattttctaacttattttccaattcttgcgctCTAATtctctgtctatattcttcattggcaaagctatacactgctcctccgttttcatctcccgcagtagcagtgtctgctatgttagttctcgcggatctaggcatcttgaatttttattttacacGCTctaagaacaacttcgctcacagcatacacaaacagacatatttttacacctgacaccaaaatATCCCGTGTTGACGGATAttaagacatcggaacatgggttttcttatttattacaaaaggttcataagTACATTGTACATAGCTATCCCTCTCAGGAGAGAGCATTGTCTACTCGAGCGCTCAAAGGCAACTTAACTcgcctcgctatcaaaatgcaattttGCTACAACAAAATGCTGAGTTATGGGTTttagtggaattctcatgattatagagttcatttaccttgaagtACTAAACATATAtccatacaagaattaggatatatatatatatatatatatatatatatatatatatatatatatatatatatatatatatatatatatatatttaaatatatatatatatatatatatacacacacatatatatatatatatatatatatatatatatatatatatatatatatatatatatatatatttaaatatatatatatatacacacacatatatatatatatatatatatatatatatatatatatatatatatacatatatatatatatatatatatatatatatatatatatatatatatatatatatatatatatatatgtatatatacgagggGGACCCAAAAGCAACCGGAATTGTGTCATAGAATTTTATTCAGCTATTGTTACATGTTTATAGtcttatcaccttcaaagtactctccatttgaagcaatgcaccggtccagacgtgttttccactgttgaaagcagttctggaactcttgtgaagttattttttttaatgactccGCCGTTTTCTTCTTAACCTCTTCGACGTCTGCAAAACGTTTTCCTTTGAGGACTTTCTCCATTCGGGGGAACAAAAAATAGTCACAGGGAACAAGATCGgctgaatagggagggtgggtaagtagggtcattccattcttggtcagaaactgtctcattactcaaggcggtgtgcgctggTGCATTGTCGTGATGAAGCCACCACCCGCCACTTTGCCACAGGTCGGGGCACTTCCGTCACACGGAATCTCGCAAACACTTCAGCACTGCCAAGTAAAGCGTCTGGTTAACAGTGTGACCTGTAGGAACGAATTCTTTGTGGACAATTCCTTTCACATCGAAGAAACAAATCAGCATCATCTTGACACTGGACTTCACTTGACTTGCTTTTTTGGGTCGTGGTGACGTTGGATGCTTCTACTGTCTTGATTGCTGCTTTATTTCTGGGTCATAGCCGTAGCACCAGCTTTCGTCACCTATGATGACCTTCGAAAAAGGTCTGGAACAACTTCCAAGTGTTCTTTCAGTTCACGACAGGCATCCATTCGTGACTGCTTTTGACCGTCCGTGAGCAAGCGAGGCACCATTTTTGCTGCGACTATTTTCATTCCCAATTTGTCGTTCAAAATTTGTTTGCATGAGCTCCAGGACACACCACTCAAATCAGGAAGTTCATCAATTGTTCTGACACGGTCTTCCAAGATCAGTTCATGAATTTTCATGATGTTTTCATCCGTTCGAGAGCTTGAAGGTCGCCCTGAACGAGGCTGGTCTTCCAGTGACATTTGACCATTCTTAAAGCGTGCAAACCACTCAAAAACTTGTGTTTTACTCATGGCAACATCCTTGTACGCTGTTTAAAGCATAGCAACTGTTTCGGATGCCGTTTTCCCCAGCAAAAAACCGGATTTCGTGGAAGCATGCTGGTCCTTCCTTTCAGTCAtcgtaaaaatagacaaaaaggcGTGAGGCACTTCAAAACAAATGTTAACCGTGAAGCTATATGTCTTCCCACGATGATGCCAGTTAACACACTGATGCCTGGGGGTTGCCTCAGGTAGCATTTAGCGGCGGAAGCCTGAACTACTATGGGCTTGTCACATAGAAAACTATTCCGGTTACTTTTGGGTctccctcgtatatatatatatatatatatatatatatatatatatatatatatttatatatatacatatatatatatatatatatatatatatatatatatatatatatatatatatatatatatgtatatatatatatatatatatatatatatatatatgtgtgtatatatatgtatgtatatacacacacacacacacacacacatatatatatatatatatatatatatatatatatatatatatatatatatatatatatatatatatatatatatatatatttactgtatatgtgtatatatgtagtatatctatatctatatatatatctgtatataaatatatatatatatatatatatatatatatatatatatatatatatgtatgtatatatatatatatatatatatatatatatatatatatatatatttatatatacagatatatatatagatatagatatactacatatatacacatatacagtaaatatatatatatatatatatatatatatatatatatatatatatatgtgtgtgtgtgtgtgtgtgtgtgtgtatatatataaatatatatatatatatatatatatatatatatatatatatatatatatatatatatatatattatatatatatatatatatatatatatactgtatatatatatatatacatatatatatatatatatatatatatatatatatatatgtatatatatatatatatatatatatgtatatatattatagtctacGGGCggttccgcctgaggctctgatcccgaggtcgttaagagaatccagactttgatgtattattatatatggcttatttgaaatatgaaagaaacacatttaaatgtgcaaaaatttatcattaatcgaatgccaagtcccaaacctaccaattagctacgatggtgaagatgggttgatttcacttctaagtacagaaaacctgaatttgacaggtatatgtacagaagaattgtcattgacttttatctttcttcgtggctgagtggtagggtcactggcatacagatatcctggacgagggttcaaatccccgccggtccgatattatagtctatgggcgattccgcctggggctctgatccagaggtcgttgagagaatccagactttaatgtattattatatatggcttatttgaaatatgaaagaaacacatttaaatgtgcaaaaatttatcattaatcgaatgccaagtcccaaacctaccaattagctacgatggtgaagatgggttgatttcacttctaagtacagaaaacctgaatttgacaggtatatgtacagaagaattgtcattgacttttatctttcttcgtggctgagtggtagggtcactggcatacagatatcctggacgagggttcaaatccccgccggtccgatattatagtctatgggcgattccgcctggggctctgatccagaggtcgttgagagaatccagactttaatgtattaatatatatggcttatttgaaatatgaaagaaacacgtttaaatgtgcaaaaatttatcattaatcgaatgccaagtcccaaacctaccaattagctacgatggtgaaaatgggttgatttcacttctaagtacagaaaacctgaatttgacaggtatatgtacagaagaattgtcattgacttttatctttcttcgtggctgagtggtatggtcactggcatacagatatcctggacgagggttcaaatccccgccggtccgatattatagtctatgggcggttccgcctggggctctgatcccgaggtcgttaagagaatccagactttaatgtattaatatatttggcttatttgaaatatgaaagaaacacgtttaaatgtgcaaaaatttatcattaattgaatgccaagtcacaaacctaccaattagctacgatggtgaagatgggttgatttcaattctaagtacagaaaacctgaatttgacaggtatatgtacagaagaattgtcattgacttttatctttcttcgtggctgagtggtatgttcactggcatacagatatcctggacgagggttaaaatccccgccggtccgatattatagtctatgggcggttccgcctggggctctgatcccgaggtcgttaagagaatccagactttaatgtattaatatatatggcttatttgaaatatatatatatatgtatatatatatatatatatatatatatatatatatatatatatatatatatatatatatgtatatatatatatatatatatatatatgtgtgtgtgtgtatacatgtatatatatatatatatatatatatatatatatatatatatatatatatatatatatatatatatacatatatatatatatatatatatatatatatatatatatatatatatatgtgtgtgtgtgtgtgtgtgtgtgtatctctaacTCACCACGGGTTCAAAACCAAAGCTCTTCTAAGGAACGGAAACATGCTTACCNNNNNNNNNNNNNNNNNNNNNNNNNNNNNNNNNNNNNNNNNNNNNNNNNNNNNNNNNNNNNNNNNNNNNNNNNNNNNNNNNNNNNNNNNNNNNNNNNNNNNNNNNNNNNNNNNNNNNNNNNNNNNNNNNNNNNNNNNNNNNNNNNNNNNNNNNNNNNNNNNNNNNNNNNNNNNNNNNNNNNNNNNNNNNNNNNNNNNNNNNNNNNNNNNNNNNNNNNNNNNNNNNNNNNNNNNNNNNNNNNNNNNNNNNNNNNNNNNNNNNNNNNNNNNNNNNNNNNNNNNNNNNNNNNNNNNNNNNNNNNNNNNNNNNNNNNNNNNNNNNNNNNNNNNNNNNNNNNNNNNNNNNNNNNNNNNNNNNNNNNNNNNNNNNNNNNNNNNNNNNNNNNNNNNNNNNNNNNNNNNNNNNNNNNNNNNNNNNNNNNNNNNNNNNNNNNNNNNNNNNNNNNNNNNNNNNNNNNNNNNNNNNNNNNNNNNNNNNNNNNNNNNNNNNNNNNNNNNNNNGAATGCtatgtatgtataaaagaaataaggatgaaacttaaagctgaaacatgggattcatgaatatcttacagtagttatggcgaagcatttagtgcaataagtaacttgaataatattagaattaataacttgaatgtagcGGCTGCACTCTGCgctaaggtaccaaaagatttggatgtgtataggcctgccgattggttggaaaaagacgcagatttagttatgccctcccagagaaagccaaaaccatcgatgtggcttatagctgaatcaaagggggttatagGTAATTGTTTtagaatatgcaaattaattcagaaaaaaagtaggaattaTTTCACCAGGCGATATAACTCGTTTTAGAAAAAAtcgtttccttatccatgccaaattaagtacacagtctgtaatactgtccaacctgAAAACAAgtgatgatgacattaagttagatgtaaaaccccacctaaatttcagCTATGGAAGGgggttagtttttaacagagatctgtatgaatttacagaggaggagatactggccatgtgtccactaaatggatggaaagttcacaaagtcccaggtacatcattGATAATCCTaatgttccaggatgctgatgtaccattccatattactattgaaaacgaaataattaatgtacgaccattcaagcagaagccactgcagtgttttaattgttttaaatttggacacccgtctaaggtttgcaaaaatgagaaaatatgtggtatttgctccaaatcttaccatggagaatgtgcacttggagagagatgtttaaattgcaacttgaatcataaatccacagacaagagctgcgagcggtataagttggaagaagctgtccTTAACAAATCTAGTTTGGAACATATATGTGTGGAACATGCCAAaagactaataaataaataaaataactatgctaaggcattaaaatccaactcacctagtactgccaatagctctagaaaaaagaaatataccatctgataaaatgtcaaatgatgaggtaagcatattacctcctgaggctttaccacggcatattaacactaaggcattgcCCTTTTTTATACAaccctcgtcccccattacaaaaactagtacaaacctctcacaggccatgtccttgcctgatttgatggaggttccacttaaaaccaacttacctgatgcatcTGTTGTCAAAAACGTGCAAAAACCTAGAAACCCACCATCTATtgatcgtaaaagagagagacctccatctctctcgcccccctccattagaaacattaaagttatgacatcaaatgaatTTGATGTTCTGTCTGttaatgtttctaatgaaccagaagataaattgaataaatcaaaaattcaagttgaggtccaccctccacctcaacaaatagatcagaaggacacaaagaaaaatacaaaggtaaaacccaacatatcaagaccatctatGAAGAAACCTAAAGGtaattaaaatagattaaaaactgctaatgggaagtcctcatccaagatgtcttccagaaataatccatagttttgtcctccattttgcaatggaattgtcagggtttaagggcgaaatatgaagaacttaagatcttaattcatgagcattctcccataattgtatgtctacaggaaagtaagcttgatgctaacactcctagtcctcgagagtatgttagctaaagaacaccatataatcaacatgcagggagccatggtggaagtctcatgtacgttcgtcgaaatgttccccaaatacctttgtctattcgtacacccctgcagacagtggttgtacaaatcgatATAGGGAGACAATATTCAATATGCTCTTTGTACTTACcttcaaatgataatattttgtatgatgatttagtagaggtcattcaacaactccctcaacctttatTTCttattgggagatatgaatggtagacatcctttatggggtgatgttttggcaaacacaaggggcaatattatctcatcaattgtggagaatgaggatgtgggactccttaatacaggagagcccacacacttccatgttcagacaggtaccttgtcatgcattgacctttcaattgcaagctctaactgccttcttgatttcgattggaggacattagatgattgacatactattgatcatgcaccaatcattataaacaccaacaagggtccgcctttacaaagattaccacgatggaatcttgacaaggcagattgggttaaattttgtgagctaagtgaaatcgaagggagtgcataACAGTTTGAAAGGATTGATGATGCCGTCAAGCTACTGAATGGAACtccccatacagcaggaatcaattcgattcccaaaaccacaagattattcaaacgacgaccagtcccttggtggtcttcagaataaatagtcttgcacagagccacccgaAAATCTCTGACTTgatgccgtactgatgaaaatttgataacatacaaaaagtgtagagcacgaTTCCGTCGTGCCAttaaagaagctagacgccagtcttgggtgCCATTTGTTTTCTCCATCAACAGTGaagcaccaccatcttctgtatggagaaaGATAAAGAAGATTGCTgggaaatttaccccaaacccaccaacaGTGCTGAAAGGGAACGGTCAGTGTGCGACTTAAGCAAATGATGTGAGCAATGCCCTGGCCGAtcattttttcaaatgtatcttgcaattgtgtagcagctcctggtcaccaatataggagcattgaagaaaagaaaattttaaattttgcaacaggaagggaagtcatatgattcttttactgaaagagaatatgattcggcactttccacttgtaacgataagcccctggacccgatggaattccatatgcaataattaaacatgtacattttaatacaaagttatatattttgagcaatattaatagaatatggcatgatcctaGTTATCCTAGTGTTtgtgaactagccattattttagcctttttaaaacccggtaaggacaattCTTTAGCAGCAAATTACCGACCTTTTGCATTGACATTTTGTCTATGTAAAATCATGGATAAGATGATCAatgtatgccagagtgtaccctcaagcaacagaactctaacctaatacagtggaagcccatggtacagaggctatggcactaccaaggactagagaacaatggtttgattttggagtgtcctcatagaagagctgcttaccatagctagagagtctcttctacccttaccaagaggaaagccgccactgaacaattacagtacagtagttaaccccttgggtgaagaagagttgtttggcaatctaagtgttgtcaggtgtatgaggacagaggagaatctgttaaatataggccagactatttggtgtctgtgtaggcaaagtgaaagaaccgtaaccagagagaagggtcctatgtagtactgtctggccagtaaaaggaccccgtaactctctagtggtagtatctcaacgggcggttggtgcccaggccaacctactaccagtatCAACTTGTGCATCTGAGACATTGAGCCTTATTAACGCCTAATGTTAGGAATTAATCTAAGAGACAGAtcaagagaaacatggatacgagagcaaactaaagtagaggatagtctgagaacctgtaagaaaaagaaatggacatgggcaggacatatacagACACTGAAAAGGGCTCCTGCTGATATCTTGCTTACTGCCTAGTATTGACATTTCATGTGTTTAGAATGCTTCACTATTGTCCagaaggttgtcgtaatgcttttgtgttgcgactcttaacatactacaAGAGGGAACAAGACAACAATAAACTGAAGATCGGATTGAATGGGTtcgtatcatgttgtcatgtttaatggcgTTCCATCACGAACATGTATAGTTGAATAttatgcattatcagattctctctctcactttctatatatatatatatatatatatatatatatatatatatatatatatatatatatatatatatatatatatatatatatatatatatatatgtatatatatatatatatatatatatatatatatatatatatatatatatatatatatatatatatatatatatatatatatatatatatatatatgtaatatattagatattacttgtttaaaacacatgacctacaggtcactgtggatgtaagagaagtgtgagaaatgccatagtcatatcataagcaggatgcgaatgccaaaccttcagcaatgtaacatttttcatgaagagaaaacacaaccaagccccgtgagaaagagttgtctgtgagaacggaacaagtaccttccggtattaatgttgtgtttactataaatccttaagtgctgagataactgtataaacttaaacgtgaatatggatatttgtggcagttcactttgagatgtcatacggaatggtcatccgaccaaaccatctatactcctgtgatggagatgttaatactgttcttaaagaataaactattttaaagttaacttacttagactttacttgaagatataacataccaaatctaatgtataacacattgaagatgacatttgaagagaacccaaatatgtgttaacaaccatatatatatatatatatatatatatatatatatatatatatatatatatatatatatatatatatatatatatatatatatatatatatgtatatattattctacTTCAGTCTTGTAACTTGATTCATTAAAATGTTTGCTGCCATACAACTATATATCTACAATAcacttattgttaataaagtattactatcc contains these protein-coding regions:
- the LOC137659957 gene encoding protein GVQW3-like, coding for MSKTQVFEWFARFKNGQMSLEDQPRSGRPSSSRTDENIMKIHELILEDRVRTIDELPDLSGVSWSSCKQILNDKLGMKIVAAKMVPRLLTDGQKQSRMDACRELKEHLEVVPDLFRRSS